The following is a genomic window from Spirosoma agri.
GATAAAGGTGTGTATGATGCATGGAATAAGGCCATAGATAAATCTTCGGGAAGCTGGCTTACATTCATAGGTTCTGATGATATTTTCTATCCAAATGCTTTAGAACTTTACGTCAAACATATAATTAGTTACGATAATAGTAAAGAGCTAGAGTTTGTCTCATCAAAGATTGACCTTGTCGATAATGATTTGGCTTTGGTTAAAATAGTTGGAGAACCATGGAATTGGCATTCCTTCAAGCAATCGATGGTTACTTGGCATGTAGGCTCTTTCCACTCGAGACAATTATTTGATAAATATGGGTTGTTTGATTCTAGTTATAAGATATCTGGTGATTATGAATTTTTACTAAGGCCTAAGGATCTTCTTAACGCTTCTTACATCAATGTAAGAACTGTCAAGATGCGTAATGGTGGACTTAGTAATAATAGGCTGATTGATGCGAGTAATGAAACCTACAATGCTAAGATCAAAAATGGACTACTATCTCCATTTTTAGGGAACTTACTTCGCTATATAGATAGAGCACGTTTGATATTTAGATCTATTTGAGATGAATAATTTTACTCCCACGAATAGCTATAAATTTTGCGTTCTCTTCAAAACTGATGATCGTTTATCTGTCGACAGGTCTTTAAGAATATGTTTGGGAATTAGGTTTAGCCAAAAACACCTATTCGTTGCTACATAATCTGAATGTTGGCTAAGTAAAGCCACCTTACCGAAGATGATATGGTTTACTCATCGTCTTTGACGATCCGCCGGAAGAATGGGGTCGCCTGTGCGATTGAGCCAAGCAGTGGTCCGCTCTACTACCCAACGTTTGGCAAGGGGAACAAAACCTTGAGCGGACTCGGGCCGCGCCACGGTGGCCGCGATGCTTTCTCAGACCGGGTCGCCGGTGCGATCAATGCTCCAATCAGCTGAAGCTCGGGCAAAAACGCCGTTGTAATCGGACCCCCGAAGCGGCTTGATCACCATAGGCTTTTTCTAACCGCTCGCCTACTCGCCAAAGAATCGACTCTACCAAGCCAACCGCTGCTGGACCGTCGGCCTGACCAGCAGCCACCCATAATCGCCCTTGTGTATCAACCACAAGTGTGCGTTTGTGACCGCTCGGGCGACCTCGCACTAACCCGTTTGTGCGCATCAAGACCACGGTCTTCCCCGATCAAAAACGCCAATTTAACCAACTGTGAATCAACACGCACGGCCGATGGCAATGCATCCCGGTCTGCCATTAGTCGATCTAACTCATTCAAGGCAGCGTTGAGCCGTTCAAACGTGCCGTCCGACTTCCAGATGTTAAAATGGGCGTAAACAGCCTGCCAAGGTGGCCAACAATCAGGCAGATTTCGCCATTGACCACCCGTTCTAAGCAGCCACAAAATGATGTTAACAATCTGCCTTAGATCGTGCTTTCGTTTGCGTTTTAACTGAAAGAAAGGCGAATCGGGTCGCCGGAGCGATTGCGGCCCATTGAGAGTCGGTCAGTGGCTTCCACTATTTGGTCACATCTTTGAAGTTTGGCGATCATAAAGTTGGCACGACTCTCAACCTTTCTCAATTCCCAAACACCCTCTAATGCTGTTGTCGAATTGTAGCCTTTACCCAGTGCATCAGCATCTTTGGCATGCGTAGTGGCCACTTACTCTAGTTGACGGCTGTTGGGATGTAGTCCGCTGATTTTGTGAGCGCATTCAGAAAAGTGCACGCTATTTACGAGGCCTTTATATTCAGATCAGAAGTCTTTTAAGAGAAGCAAGCCACCCATGAAGTTAACTTGTGTCTTCATGGCGAGGTAGGATCATTGGGGGCCTGCGCAAGCAATCGCAAGCAATAGGTATAGCCTTTGTACACACTATACTAGGCGGTAATCTGACCATTTGAGGATTTTATTTGTCAGGGGCAGCCAGTTCGGAACTGGTGTTACGGTGTTTTGATGAATTTGTGGCTAGCTTGAGCAAACCTACTGTGGAGAATCTGAATGACAAATATGCCTATTAAATCAATTGGTTTAATCGATTGAGAGCGGTACGGTCTATACTATCTATACTGATATGATTTACTCTAGTTCAGAGTCCTGAGATAAATCTGATCAAAATTTTGTGGAAACAGACCACGTATCACCGGATAAATCAAACCATGCTACGAGAAGCCTTGAGAGGCATTTTATCTGGTGGCACCACATAGCAATTTATTATCATTTAAAGTAAAACAGGGTTCTTTTAACGTATTCTGTCAGAGAAGAGCTATTTTCTTTGCCGTTTTAACCATTAACAATCCGTTTTCATTCGAGAAACAGAACCGTGTACCCTTGATATGGGTAATCTTTGTTTTAAAGTTCTTTCATCCGACTGGCAAGTGTATGTAAATTCATAATTCAATTATAGCTTTGTCAGCAATTACTGTTGTTATATCTATTAAAGATTTGCACCTAACAAAGAATTTGCATAAAATCCACATAGGTACAAGATTGATATAATAATTTTTTGTTGTTGAGTACTCATTTTTAAGTAATTTGTAATTACTTTGATAGTCAAATTTTTACTTATAAATACTAAAATTTATGAAAAAAGTGAATATACGTAAACGACACATAGTTTTTGCACTTCAGTTGCTCGTCGTGGCTACTGGTGCTACTGCTCAAATTAGAGTCGGGTCTCCTTCTGGAACAGTAGACGGATCCGCATCGCTAGATGTCAGATCAGGTCCCTACTCGTCAGGTAGTCCCTATCGAGGTTTGCTAGCTCCTACTGTAACTACATCACAACGTGATCAAATTCAAAATCCATCTACTGGTCTGATCATTTT
Proteins encoded in this region:
- a CDS encoding glycosyltransferase family 2 protein; the encoded protein is MIKVFENNQEPLVSVIIATYNSDLYLEQCINSILNQTYSKFELLIIDGGSTDKTVSIIKKYESVIKYWISEPDKGVYDAWNKAIDKSSGSWLTFIGSDDIFYPNALELYVKHIISYDNSKELEFVSSKIDLVDNDLALVKIVGEPWNWHSFKQSMVTWHVGSFHSRQLFDKYGLFDSSYKISGDYEFLLRPKDLLNASYINVRTVKMRNGGLSNNRLIDASNETYNAKIKNGLLSPFLGNLLRYIDRARLIFRSI
- a CDS encoding transposase translates to MWLLRTGGQWRNLPDCWPPWQAVYAHFNIWKSDGTFERLNAALNELDRLMADRDALPSAVRVDSQLVKLAFLIGEDRGLDAHKRVSARSPERSQTHTCG